A stretch of Proteiniborus sp. DW1 DNA encodes these proteins:
- a CDS encoding NlpC/P60 family protein gives MNENIQEKIREGIRKYRYAKFLRNGRSLEEGIDCLGFIKLFYKDFGIDIPGDDGKPIEEEWYRADPERYIRGIKSLGCRNVGIDELQPLDLAYFVVNHDVITHAGIMISNREFVHMSPKSGLLISKLERHWRRRFRGAIRLIE, from the coding sequence ATGAATGAAAATATCCAAGAAAAAATTAGAGAAGGAATTAGGAAATATAGGTATGCTAAATTCCTACGTAATGGAAGAAGTCTTGAAGAAGGCATTGATTGTCTTGGATTTATAAAGCTTTTTTATAAGGATTTTGGAATAGACATCCCTGGTGATGATGGAAAACCAATAGAAGAAGAATGGTATAGAGCTGATCCTGAAAGGTATATTAGGGGAATAAAAAGCTTAGGCTGCAGAAATGTCGGAATTGACGAACTACAACCCCTTGACTTAGCCTATTTTGTTGTTAATCATGATGTAATCACACATGCAGGAATTATGATAAGTAATAGAGAGTTTGTCCATATGTCTCCAAAAAGTGGTCTCCTTATCAGCAAGCTTGAGCGACATTGGAGAAGACGGTTTAGGGGTGCTATACGACTTATAGAATAG
- a CDS encoding TrmH family RNA methyltransferase, whose product MDIQLKSYKKDFQYSYAIGVFPTLELLKYKKEEVLMVLLSSDGQENEGVKKIIDICNEHKIQVQINDKAINRISKKENSYAIGVFKKYEQRLEEQNNHVVLVNPSDMGNLGTIIRTILGFGIKNLAIIRPGVDIFDPKAIRASMGAVFRISFQYFEDFNNYQTTYSNDIYTFMLNAKKSLPEVEVNTSRPFSLVFGNEGSGLGDEFTDIGTSIIIPHSNEIDSLNLSIAVGIAAYEFTK is encoded by the coding sequence ATGGATATCCAGTTAAAATCCTATAAGAAGGACTTTCAATATTCATATGCAATAGGAGTATTTCCAACACTAGAACTGCTTAAATACAAAAAAGAAGAGGTGCTAATGGTTTTACTAAGTTCCGATGGACAGGAAAATGAAGGGGTAAAAAAGATAATAGATATATGTAATGAGCATAAGATTCAAGTTCAGATAAATGATAAGGCCATTAATAGAATATCAAAAAAAGAAAACAGCTATGCCATAGGAGTATTTAAAAAGTATGAGCAAAGGCTAGAAGAACAGAACAATCATGTTGTATTAGTAAATCCAAGTGATATGGGAAACTTGGGAACTATCATAAGAACTATTCTAGGTTTTGGAATAAAAAATTTAGCAATTATAAGGCCAGGAGTTGATATATTTGACCCTAAAGCTATAAGGGCATCAATGGGGGCTGTGTTTAGGATATCATTCCAATACTTTGAGGATTTCAACAACTACCAGACTACATACAGTAATGATATATATACATTTATGCTAAATGCAAAGAAGAGCCTACCTGAAGTTGAAGTAAACACAAGTAGACCATTTTCATTAGTATTTGGTAATGAAGGAAGTGGGCTAGGAGATGAGTTTACTGATATAGGTACTAGCATAATAATTCCCCATAGCAATGAAATAGACTCTTTAAATCTTTCCATCGCAGTGGGGATAGCTGCATATGAGTTTACGAAATAG
- a CDS encoding AI-2E family transporter, protein MLPIIIISILIFRFFTVPRSFASITKLLQPFIWAFSIAYLLNPLLIKVEEKFKLKRIWSILIVYAILIICIIIIITIFTPKIGLGLSNLVKEFPKFVEITENYINTHTLNLGILDRLGVTNYLYENLTNIISQITASLNPIFNKTITQLIGFTSAVTSTLTNFALGLIISVYMLKDKESFKKQAKALMYAIFTPERAEKIIDIGRECNIQFSSFLIGKMIDSAIIGVLCFIGLSLLKTPYALILSTIVGITNMIPYFGPFIGMIPATIITLFYSPIKALWVLIFIFLLQQFDGLYLGPKILGMHVGLTPFWIITSVTIGGGVAGVMGMLLAVPIAAVIKTMIQKYVNTKLDEKNITL, encoded by the coding sequence TTGTTGCCTATAATCATTATATCTATACTAATATTTAGGTTTTTTACAGTACCACGCTCATTTGCATCAATTACTAAATTGTTGCAACCTTTTATATGGGCTTTTTCAATTGCATATTTATTAAATCCACTACTTATTAAAGTCGAAGAAAAATTTAAGCTCAAGAGAATATGGAGTATATTAATTGTTTATGCTATTCTAATTATCTGTATAATAATTATAATAACTATTTTTACTCCTAAAATCGGTCTAGGCTTAAGCAATCTAGTTAAAGAATTTCCTAAATTTGTTGAGATTACAGAAAATTATATTAACACTCATACTCTTAATTTAGGTATTCTAGACAGACTTGGAGTCACAAATTATTTATATGAAAACCTTACAAATATCATTAGTCAAATAACAGCTTCATTAAACCCAATATTTAATAAAACAATAACTCAGCTTATAGGTTTTACATCTGCTGTTACCTCTACTCTAACAAATTTTGCTCTAGGCTTGATCATATCTGTATACATGCTAAAGGATAAGGAGTCCTTTAAAAAGCAAGCTAAGGCTCTAATGTATGCGATTTTTACGCCTGAAAGGGCAGAAAAAATAATTGATATAGGTAGAGAGTGTAATATACAGTTTTCCAGCTTCTTAATTGGTAAAATGATTGATTCTGCTATAATTGGAGTATTGTGTTTTATTGGATTATCTTTGTTAAAAACGCCTTATGCGTTAATTTTAAGTACTATAGTAGGTATAACTAATATGATACCTTACTTCGGACCTTTTATAGGTATGATACCAGCTACTATTATTACTTTGTTCTATAGCCCAATTAAAGCTTTATGGGTACTTATATTTATATTTCTATTGCAACAATTTGATGGATTGTATTTAGGCCCCAAAATACTCGGTATGCATGTAGGCCTGACTCCATTTTGGATAATAACATCTGTAACCATTGGAGGAGGAGTTGCTGGAGTTATGGGAATGCTTTTAGCTGTCCCTATTGCAGCAGTTATCAAAACAATGATTCAAAAATATGTAAATACAAAATTAGATGAAAAAAATATAACTCTATGA